The following proteins come from a genomic window of Heyndrickxia acidicola:
- a CDS encoding ABC-F family ATP-binding cassette domain-containing protein — protein sequence MRSLTVEDVTKSYGEKQLFKGISFHIEEKERIGLIGVNGTGKSSLLKIIAKIDDPDSGQMIHPNDYAIAYLSQNPNLNLDLTILEQVFQSKAPVITLLKQYEEALIQLEKDPSNTGLQENYFNIQRQMDAANAWDASSNAKTILSKLGIQEFSKRIAELSGGQKKRVALAQVLIETPELLILDEPTNHLDYETIKWLEDYLGKYAGAVLLVTHDRYFLDHVTNRIFELDHGRLYSYKGNYQAFMEGKALRIEEETKAEAKRENLYRRELAWIRRGAKARSTKQKARIQRFNNLESNLGNLAQRENVDISLQGSRLGKQVFEFKHAYKSFDERPILSDFNWLIKPGDRIGIVGKNGSGKSTLMNLLAGNLTLDQGELIIGQTVKIAYYKQENEELDENKRMIEYIREFGEVVTTKEGETISATQMLERFLFEASAHGTPIRKLSGGEKRRLYLLKLLMGKPNVLLLDEPTNDLDTETLTVLEDYLETFPGVVISVSHDRYFLDKSTEQLIIFKGNSIIDHYYGSYSDYLTETALQQEPKKEKIKPADSLSKQEEPKKKRMTYKEKLEWESIDDKILETEEKIEALQNELNSIGSDFERAQSIMEEMNQQNELLEELIERWSYLSEVAEG from the coding sequence ATGAGGTCTCTGACAGTTGAAGATGTAACAAAATCATACGGTGAAAAACAACTGTTTAAAGGAATTTCATTTCACATAGAAGAAAAAGAACGAATTGGTTTAATCGGTGTGAATGGAACCGGAAAATCCAGCCTGTTAAAAATCATTGCCAAGATCGATGACCCGGACTCCGGTCAAATGATTCACCCTAATGATTATGCAATTGCTTATTTATCACAAAATCCAAATCTGAATTTGGATTTAACCATATTAGAACAGGTATTCCAAAGTAAAGCACCTGTCATTACATTATTAAAGCAATATGAAGAGGCTCTCATACAGCTAGAAAAGGACCCTTCAAACACCGGTCTTCAGGAAAACTATTTTAACATACAACGGCAAATGGATGCTGCAAATGCATGGGATGCCAGCTCTAATGCCAAAACGATTTTGTCGAAGCTGGGAATTCAGGAATTCTCCAAAAGAATAGCTGAATTATCAGGAGGGCAAAAGAAACGTGTGGCATTAGCCCAGGTGTTGATTGAGACACCAGAGCTTTTAATACTGGATGAACCTACTAACCACCTTGATTATGAAACCATTAAGTGGCTTGAGGATTACCTTGGAAAATATGCTGGTGCAGTACTTCTTGTAACGCATGACCGGTATTTCTTGGATCATGTGACAAACAGGATATTTGAATTGGATCATGGAAGGCTTTATTCCTATAAGGGGAATTATCAAGCTTTTATGGAAGGAAAGGCTCTTAGAATAGAAGAGGAAACGAAGGCTGAAGCAAAGCGGGAAAATTTGTACAGGCGTGAGCTTGCCTGGATACGCAGAGGAGCGAAAGCAAGGTCGACAAAACAAAAAGCAAGAATTCAGCGATTTAATAATTTAGAATCAAATCTGGGTAATCTTGCACAAAGAGAAAATGTGGATATTTCGCTTCAAGGCAGCCGCCTCGGGAAACAGGTTTTTGAATTTAAGCACGCTTATAAGTCATTCGATGAACGACCGATACTCTCTGATTTTAACTGGCTCATCAAGCCTGGAGACAGAATTGGAATTGTAGGGAAAAACGGCAGCGGAAAATCTACGCTTATGAATTTATTAGCAGGTAATTTAACTCTTGACCAAGGAGAGCTGATTATTGGACAAACGGTTAAAATTGCTTATTATAAACAAGAGAATGAAGAACTGGATGAAAACAAACGAATGATTGAGTATATTCGTGAATTCGGGGAAGTAGTGACTACGAAGGAAGGGGAAACCATTTCTGCCACCCAGATGCTGGAGCGTTTTTTATTTGAAGCATCAGCACACGGCACCCCGATCCGCAAGCTTTCAGGCGGCGAGAAGAGAAGACTTTATTTATTGAAGCTTTTAATGGGTAAGCCAAATGTTCTGCTATTGGATGAACCAACCAATGATTTGGATACAGAAACATTAACCGTTCTTGAGGATTATTTAGAAACATTTCCGGGAGTCGTCATTTCGGTATCTCACGATCGTTACTTTTTGGATAAATCCACTGAGCAGCTGATCATTTTTAAAGGAAACAGCATCATTGACCATTACTACGGTTCATATAGTGATTATTTAACGGAAACAGCTCTTCAGCAGGAACCGAAAAAAGAAAAAATCAAGCCTGCTGATTCTCTTTCCAAACAGGAAGAACCTAAGAAGAAAAGAATGACGTATAAGGAAAAGCTTGAGTGGGAAAGCATTGATGACAAAATTCTGGAAACGGAAGAGAAGATTGAGGCCCTTCAAAATGAGTTGAATTCGATTGGCAGTGACTTTGAAAGGGCTCAATCCATAATGGAAGAAATGAATCAGCAAAATGAACTTTTAGAAGAGTTAATAGAGAGGTGGAGCTATCTTTCTGAAGTAGCAGAGGGATAA
- a CDS encoding formate--tetrahydrofolate ligase has product MSNEKVISDIEIAQKAALLPVGAIAAKLGLSEDDIEFYGKYKAKISFEKMKEVESQPEGKLILVTSINPTPAGEGKSTVTIGLGDALQQLGKKTMIALREPSLGPTMGMKGGAAGGGYSQVVPMEEINLHFTGDIHAITTANNALSALLDNHIHQGNELQVDQRRILWKRAVDLNDRALRQIVVGLGGPGQGVPREDGFDITVASEIMAVLCLAADLQDLKKRLSRMVIAYNIHKQPITVKDLGVEGALTLLLKDALKPNLVQSIEHTPAFVHGGPFANIAHGCNSVIATKTALKLADYVVTEAGFGADLGAEKFLDIKSRAAGLSPSAVVIVATIRALKMHGGVAKDELQKENVSALEKGLENLKKHTETIGHFNLPFVVAINRFSSDKDSEITLLKEWCQKHSISVSLTEVWGKGGKGGLDLGEKVLEAIQNNSGTFSFLYDEDLPLDEKIRTIVQKVYGGRHVEFSVKASQQLKQFNDIGWSHLPVCMAKTQYSLSDDPVKLGRPCDFTIHVREMKPKLGAGFIVVLTGEVMTMPGLPKKPAAYQMDVSEEGKAIGLF; this is encoded by the coding sequence ATGTCAAATGAAAAAGTAATATCGGATATTGAAATTGCCCAAAAGGCTGCATTGCTGCCAGTTGGTGCAATTGCTGCAAAGCTTGGTTTAAGCGAAGACGATATTGAGTTTTACGGAAAATATAAAGCAAAGATATCATTCGAAAAAATGAAAGAGGTTGAATCTCAGCCTGAAGGAAAACTTATTCTTGTTACTTCAATTAATCCTACTCCCGCCGGTGAAGGGAAGTCAACAGTCACCATCGGATTAGGAGATGCACTTCAGCAACTTGGAAAAAAAACGATGATTGCTCTAAGGGAGCCTTCTCTTGGACCAACCATGGGAATGAAGGGCGGAGCAGCTGGCGGAGGGTACTCCCAGGTCGTACCTATGGAAGAAATAAATCTGCATTTTACAGGTGACATTCATGCGATCACAACTGCTAACAATGCATTATCTGCTTTATTAGATAACCATATTCATCAGGGGAATGAGCTGCAAGTGGATCAGCGCAGAATATTGTGGAAACGGGCAGTGGATTTAAACGACCGTGCCCTTCGCCAAATTGTGGTAGGACTTGGAGGACCAGGCCAGGGAGTCCCACGTGAAGACGGATTTGATATCACTGTTGCTTCTGAAATAATGGCAGTTTTATGCTTAGCGGCTGATTTACAGGATTTAAAAAAGAGATTGTCAAGAATGGTCATTGCCTATAACATACATAAACAACCTATTACGGTTAAAGATCTGGGAGTGGAAGGTGCTCTTACGCTCCTTTTGAAAGATGCGCTTAAACCTAATCTTGTCCAATCGATTGAACATACTCCAGCTTTTGTGCATGGCGGCCCATTTGCCAACATCGCTCATGGCTGCAACAGTGTTATCGCTACTAAGACCGCTTTAAAGCTTGCCGATTATGTTGTAACAGAGGCGGGTTTCGGAGCAGATTTAGGTGCCGAGAAGTTTTTAGACATTAAGTCAAGGGCCGCGGGGCTTTCTCCTTCAGCCGTAGTCATTGTGGCAACGATTCGTGCATTAAAAATGCATGGGGGAGTTGCTAAAGACGAGCTTCAAAAAGAGAATGTATCCGCGTTGGAAAAAGGCCTGGAGAATCTTAAGAAGCATACTGAAACAATCGGCCACTTCAATCTGCCTTTTGTAGTTGCAATCAACCGCTTCTCTAGTGACAAGGATTCGGAAATTACTTTGTTAAAGGAATGGTGCCAAAAGCATTCCATTTCTGTTTCTCTCACAGAAGTATGGGGAAAAGGCGGAAAAGGGGGATTGGATTTGGGGGAAAAGGTTCTTGAGGCAATTCAAAATAATTCAGGCACGTTTTCCTTCTTATACGATGAAGATCTACCTTTGGATGAAAAAATAAGAACAATTGTACAAAAGGTATACGGAGGCAGGCATGTTGAATTTTCTGTAAAGGCCTCACAGCAGCTGAAACAATTTAACGATATAGGGTGGAGCCATTTACCAGTTTGTATGGCGAAAACCCAATATTCCCTTTCTGATGATCCTGTAAAGCTGGGGCGGCCTTGTGATTTTACAATTCACGTAAGGGAAATGAAACCCAAGCTTGGAGCAGGGTTTATTGTGGTTCTAACCGGCGAAGTTATGACAATGCCTGGCTTGCCGAAAAAACCTGCAGCATATCAAATGGATGTGTCAGAAGAAGGTAAAGCAATAGGTTTATTTTAA
- a CDS encoding BrxA/BrxB family bacilliredoxin, which yields MSMAYEEYMKQIVKPMREELAQSGFKELLTPDEVESFMESTEGITFVVVNSVCGCAAGLARPAAVMAATENEKKPDHLVTVFAGQDKEATAKMREYFTGYEPSSPSMAMVRGKEVLHFIPRDEIEGHDVEEIVENITGALNKYCK from the coding sequence ATGTCAATGGCATATGAAGAGTATATGAAACAAATAGTCAAACCAATGAGAGAGGAGCTTGCTCAATCAGGCTTTAAAGAACTGCTTACACCGGATGAAGTAGAATCCTTCATGGAGTCTACTGAAGGTATTACCTTTGTTGTGGTGAATTCTGTATGCGGGTGTGCAGCCGGCCTTGCTAGACCTGCTGCCGTAATGGCTGCGACTGAAAATGAGAAAAAACCGGATCATTTAGTGACTGTATTTGCAGGTCAGGATAAAGAAGCGACGGCTAAAATGAGAGAATATTTTACGGGTTATGAACCTTCATCGCCCTCTATGGCAATGGTGAGAGGAAAAGAAGTGCTGCATTTTATTCCAAGAGATGAAATTGAAGGCCATGATGTTGAGGAAATTGTTGAGAATATAACAGGTGCATTAAATAAATATTGTAAATAA
- a CDS encoding HD domain-containing protein yields the protein MELLIQKAEEFVHNELGKDSSGHDWFHIDRVRKLANYIRQKEDAGDAFIIEMAALLHDITDEKLNDTREIGEQKLHDFLLSIPLTEIQRKHIEEIIQTISFKGGNESELQSIEARIVRDADRLDAIGAIGIARTFAYGGKAGSPVYNPEAGVRVRMSVEEYRNGKSSSIHHFYEKLLLLKDRMHTKTAKELAEQRHQFMGDFLSQFYKEWNGQYEVSDS from the coding sequence ATGGAATTATTGATTCAGAAAGCAGAGGAATTTGTACATAACGAGCTTGGAAAGGATTCAAGCGGTCATGATTGGTTCCACATTGACCGTGTCAGAAAGCTGGCGAATTACATACGTCAAAAAGAAGATGCTGGTGACGCTTTTATCATTGAAATGGCTGCTCTCCTCCATGATATCACAGATGAAAAGCTGAATGACACAAGGGAAATAGGGGAACAAAAGCTTCATGATTTCCTGTTGTCAATACCGCTTACGGAAATTCAACGGAAGCATATTGAAGAGATTATCCAGACAATCTCCTTTAAGGGAGGCAATGAATCAGAGCTTCAGTCGATTGAGGCAAGAATTGTTCGAGACGCAGATCGGCTTGATGCTATTGGTGCAATAGGGATTGCAAGAACCTTTGCTTATGGAGGGAAAGCAGGAAGCCCCGTATATAATCCGGAAGCTGGTGTAAGAGTACGGATGAGTGTTGAGGAATATCGAAATGGAAAATCCTCTTCCATTCACCACTTTTATGAAAAACTGCTTTTGTTAAAAGACCGCATGCATACCAAAACGGCAAAGGAGCTTGCTGAGCAGCGGCATCAATTTATGGGAGATTTTTTATCGCAATTTTATAAAGAATGGAATGGTCAATATGAGGTCTCTGACAGTTGA
- a CDS encoding conserved virulence factor C family protein, which yields MNIKAIEPTPSPNTMKVILTEELPPGKSSNYKKETASGAPGIIQAILQIEGVKGVYHVADFLAVERNGKFDWQEILPKVRSAFGEEEQDDRNAHKVNEHFGEVNVFVQLFKGIPLQIKLSDGEQERRFGLPVYFTAAMQDAQLEGDNYVLLRKWKELGVRYGDLDQIGKEVTEELIAAYPEKRLAAIIDTAKHSNASMTRKKLLKVTPEMLEEEDWRKRYQLLEQMEDPSIEDLPVLEKAITDQKSSIRRLAVVYLGMIKDKRVLPLLYYGLKDKVVTVRRTAGDALSDLGFKEAMEPMADALKDKSKIVRWRAAMFLYEEGDESVLPALEAAESDSEFEVQLQVKMAIERIKGGEEAKGSVWKQMTQARNKLSEEKI from the coding sequence GTGAATATAAAGGCAATTGAACCTACTCCAAGTCCCAATACAATGAAAGTAATTTTGACGGAGGAATTGCCTCCGGGAAAAAGCTCCAATTATAAAAAAGAGACAGCATCTGGTGCACCCGGCATTATTCAGGCAATATTGCAGATTGAAGGTGTAAAAGGAGTATACCATGTAGCTGATTTTCTTGCGGTTGAACGGAACGGAAAATTTGACTGGCAGGAAATTCTGCCCAAAGTTCGAAGTGCATTTGGCGAAGAGGAACAAGACGACAGGAATGCTCACAAAGTAAATGAGCACTTTGGTGAGGTAAACGTTTTTGTACAGCTGTTCAAAGGTATTCCTTTACAAATTAAGCTATCAGATGGAGAGCAAGAACGCCGATTCGGGCTCCCCGTGTATTTTACAGCAGCCATGCAGGACGCCCAGCTGGAAGGTGACAATTATGTTTTACTAAGAAAATGGAAAGAACTCGGGGTAAGATACGGTGATTTAGATCAAATTGGCAAGGAGGTTACAGAGGAGCTTATTGCCGCTTATCCTGAAAAGCGTCTGGCTGCAATCATTGACACAGCAAAACATTCCAATGCCAGTATGACTAGAAAGAAATTGCTGAAGGTTACTCCTGAAATGCTAGAGGAAGAGGATTGGAGAAAGAGATATCAGCTTCTTGAACAAATGGAGGATCCTTCTATTGAAGATCTGCCTGTACTGGAAAAGGCCATCACGGATCAAAAGTCATCCATCCGCAGATTGGCTGTTGTCTATCTTGGAATGATAAAAGATAAAAGAGTGCTCCCATTATTATATTACGGACTGAAGGACAAAGTGGTAACAGTCCGGAGAACAGCTGGTGATGCTCTTTCTGACCTTGGTTTTAAAGAAGCGATGGAACCGATGGCAGACGCATTAAAAGATAAAAGCAAAATTGTCAGGTGGAGAGCTGCCATGTTTCTCTACGAAGAAGGCGATGAATCTGTTTTGCCTGCGTTAGAAGCTGCTGAAAGCGATTCTGAGTTTGAAGTACAGCTTCAAGTCAAAATGGCTATAGAAAGAATTAAAGGAGGAGAAGAAGCAAAAGGATCTGTTTGGAAACAAATGACACAGGCTCGAAATAAATTGTCAGAAGAGAAAATTTAA